The Knoellia sp. S7-12 region GGGTCAGAGGGTGGGGCGTCCCTCGCGGTCAACAGGAGACGACGACGGTGCGCCACCGGCCGCGGTCGGGGTCTCGTCGGTGTTCACGAGCATGTGCGCCGCCCGCATGAAGTAGTCGCGCATCGCCTCGGCGTGGGTCTCGGACAGGTCGAGGGTGTCCATCGCAGCGAGCATGTGCCGCATCCAGCGGTCGCGCATGTCGAGCGTGACGGGATAGGGCGCGTGCCGCATCCGCAGGCGGGGGTGGCCGCGTTCCTGGCTGTAGGCGTTGGGGCCACCGAAGTACTGCTCGAGGAACATCCGCAGCCGTCGCTCGGCCGGTGCGAGGTCCTCCTCGGGATAGAGGGCCCGCAGCTCGGGGTCGGCCGCGACGCCGACATAGAACTCGTGGACGAGTCGCTCGAAGGTCTCGGCGCCACCCACCTCTTCATAGAAAGTCATGGTCGGGGTCCTCCGAAGGGGTTGACCGGTGGAGCCTTGACGCCGGCCACGTCGAGGGCCGACTTG contains the following coding sequences:
- a CDS encoding globin; this encodes MTFYEEVGGAETFERLVHEFYVGVAADPELRALYPEEDLAPAERRLRMFLEQYFGGPNAYSQERGHPRLRMRHAPYPVTLDMRDRWMRHMLAAMDTLDLSETHAEAMRDYFMRAAHMLVNTDETPTAAGGAPSSSPVDREGRPTL